TTAAAATCAATAAAGAATAAACGAATTCCAATCATTAAAGTAGAGGAAGAGAAGCTAGCAGAAGCAATTATAGAAGAATTAAATAATACACAAACTAATGATGTTCATTTTGTTTCAAGTAATCCTTCTATATTAAAAGATTTAAGGACGAACTATCCAACTGCACGTGGTGGGCTAATATATAATAAAAATTCAATGAATAAAAATGATTTAGAGAAGTTTGCTCAAGATATTCATAAAAATAAAGGGAAAGTAGCTATCATTTCTCAGAAGATTTTAACACAAGAGATCGTTCATTATTTACATAGTAGGACAATCTCTGTATGGGGGATAGGAGCTGACTCTGATAATTCAGCACATGAAATGATTCATCTCGGTGTAGATGGTATTATTTCGAATACACCAGAGTACACAACAAAGGCACTAAAAGATTATCCTGAAAATACGATTATTCAAAGGCCAATAGTTGCAGCTCACCGTGGAGTTCCATCATTGGCACCTGAAAATACAATGGCTGGATATAAGTTAGCATATGATCTCGGTGCAGATATGATTGAAACTGACTTAAAAATAACAAAAGATGGTCATATAGTTATCATGCATGATAATACTGTGGATAGGACAACGAATGGAACAGGTAGGGTTGGTGATCTAACTCTTGAGGAGCTTCGTGCATTAGATGCAGGGGTGAAATTTAGCCCTGAGTTTAAGGGAGAAAAAGTACCAACCTTTAAGGAGTTTTTACAGGAATTTAAAGAAAAAGAAGTTGTTTTACTAGTCGAGCTGAAAGATACGGGGATTGAGGAGCAAGTAATTAAAGAAATCGAAGAAGCAAATATGGTAGATCAGGTTGTCCTGCAAAGTTTTAACTTAGGGAGCATGACAAAGATAAACGATCTGAAGCCCGAGATACCTATTGGTTATCTATTTTCAACAGGTGTTCCTGAAACCGAAGCAGGTAAATTGAAAAATGCTCAAAAAATGCTAGAGTATGGAACAAGCCAAAAGGTGACTATTAATGCTAGCTATGGAAGTGTTTATCAAGAATTAAATACCTATGTACGTCAACGTGGTATGCTAAATATGCATTGGACATTTAGGGATGAAGGTTCTTTTAGCGATAAACTCAAAGAAGGTATGATTGGACCGATTACAGACTATACACAATGGTTAACTGACTCACCTATAAACCTTGAGTCACCAATAAAGAAGATAAACTTAAAGGTTGGTAAAACATCTACAATTAATGCGAAAGCATTTGTTGATTACCGAGTCGATAAAAAAGAAAATATTAAAACAGAGCTCTACATCAATGGAAATTCTGATATTGTTCGTTTAAATGGAAATACCATAGAAGCAATAGCGCCAGGAACAGCTCAAGTTTTTGTGAAAAACACATTTACAATGCTAGGTAAGGAATGGAATGTGGTAGCACAGCCGATTGAAGTGAATGTTACAGAATAGCTATATATTTTTAAAAGGGATTACTACATTAAAATAATATTGAGTTCTTAAAACTATAGCCGAATAAGGGTCAAAATTAATAAAATATGCCTTTATTCGGTCTTTTTATGTTCATAGTTCATAGCGAGTATATTGATTGCTCTATGAACAACTTTACAGCATGTATCTTTTCACTAAATAAATTAATAATTAACGAACCTATATCCTGAGAGTTGAATACAGATAAAATGTGGGGGTGGTATTTTGTTATTTAAAAAAGGGCAAAACGGAAAAATAAGTTGTCCAAGATGTCAGGTAATAATGGATAGAGTTCTTCAAAGAAGTTTTGGGGATCTAGCAGTTATGTATCAATGTCCTAAATGTAAAGGGATAATACAAAGGTAGCTAATAATATATACACTTAAAAAAATCTGTGGAATATATCTTGACTCAATATAAGAAATGAGTTAATATAAGTTTCTGCCACAAAACAGTAATTAAATTCTAAAAAACATTTTCCGAAAAAATGTTGACATGAATTAATACGAGTGGTATGATAAATACCTAGTCGCAAATGACTAGTAAATGATCTTTGAAAACTAAACAAAACCAAGCGTGCAAATGTTAATTTCGATTAACAAAAAACGTACTATAATAGTACAAACTTTTATGAGCTATATCAACTCTTTATTGGAGAGTTTGATCCTGGCTCAGGACGAACGCTGGCGGCGTGCCTAATACATGCAAGTCGAGCGAACCAATGGGAGCTTGCTCCCTGAGGTTAGCGGCGGACGGGTGAGTAACACGTGGGTAACCTGCCTGTAAGATTGGGATAACTCCGGGAAACCGGAGCTAATACCGGATAACATTTTGAACTGCATGGTTCAAAATTGAAAGGCGGCTTTTAGCTGTCACTTACAGATGGACCCGCGGCGCATTAGCTAGTTGGTGAGGTAATGGCTCACCAAGGCGACGATGCGTAGCCGACCTGAGAGGGTGATCGGCCACACTGGGACTGAGACACGGCCCAGACTCCTACGGGAGCAGCAGTAGGGAATCTTCCGCAATGGACGAAAGTCTGACGGAGCAACGCCGCGTGAACGATGAAGGCCTTCGGGTCGTAAAGTTCTGTTGTTAGGGAAGAACAAGTACCAGAGTAACTGCTGGTACCTTGACGGTACCTAACCAGAAAGCCACGGCTAACTACGTGCCAGCAGCCGCGGTAATACGTAGGTGGCAAGCGTTGTCCGGAATTATTGGGCGTAAAGCGCGCGCAGGCGGTTTCTTAAGTCTGATGTGAAAGCCCACGGCTCAACCGTGGAGGGTCATTGGAAACTGGGGAACTTGAGTGCAGAAGAGGAGAGTGGAATTCCACGTGTAGCGGTGAAATGCGTAGAGATGTGGAGGAACACCAGTGGCGAAGGCGACTCTCTGGTCTGTAACTGACGCTGAGGCGCGAAAGCGTGGGGAGCGAACAGGATTAGATACCCTGGTAGTCCACGCCGTAAACGATGAGTGCTAAGTGTTAGAGGGTTTCCGCCCTTTAGTGCTGCAGCAAACGCATTAAGCACTCCGCCTGGGGAGTACGGTCGCAAGACTGAAACTCAAAGGAATTGACGGGGGCCCGCACAAGCGGTGGAGCATGTGGTTTAATTCGAAGCAACGCGAAGAACCTTACCAGGTCTTGACATCCTTCGCTACTTCTAGAGATAGAAGGTTCCCCTTCGGGGGACGAAGTGACAGGTGGTGCATGGTTGTCGTCAGCTCGTGTCGTGAGATGTTGGGTTAAGTCCCGCAACGAGCGCAACCCTTGATCTTAGTTGCCAGCATTCAGTTGGGCACTCTAAGGTGACTGCCGGTGACAAACCGGAGGAAGGTGGGGATGACGTCAAATCATCATGCCCCTTATGACCTGGGCTACACACGTGCTACAATGGATGGTACAAAGGGCTGCAAGACCGCGAGGTCAAGCCAATCCCATAAAACCATTCTCAGTTCGGATTGCAGGCTGCAACTCGCCTGCATGAAGCCGGAATCGCTAGTAATCGCGGATCAGCATGCCGCGGTGAATACGTTCCCGGGCCTTGTACACACCGCCCGTCACACCACGAGAGTTTGTAACACCCGAAGTCGGTGGGGTAACCGTAAGGAGCCAGCCGCCTAAGGTGGGACAGATGATTGGGGTGAAGTCGTAACAAGGTAGCCGTATCGGAAGGTGCGGCTGGATCACCTCCTTTCTAAGGAAAATGGAGCACGCTTGGTATTTTGTTTAGTTTTGAGAGATCATTCTGATCTTTCTATATAAGTAAGACTCAATACATAGGAGTCTAAATGCAGATTGCATTTGAACATCCTGTGTTTTATGTTCCTTGAAAACTAGATAACGAAAACAATTCAAGTAATTCACTGAGTTTAAACGCTTAGTTTAGTGATTCTCTTAATAATTGATTTAAACGACATCTTCGATGTCAAAGGTTAAGTTGTTAAGGGCGCACGGTGGATGCCTTGGCACTAGGAGCCGATGAAGGACGGTACTAACACCGATATGCTTCGGGGAGCTGTAAGTAAGCTTTGATCCGGAGATTTCCGAATGGGGAAACCCACTGCTCGTAATGGAGTAGTATTTTTACCTGAATACATAGGGTATTAAAGGCAGACCCGGGGAACTGAAACATCTAAGTACCCGGAGGAAGAGAAAGCAAACGCGATTTCCTGAGTAGCGGCGAGCGAAACGGAAGAAGCCCAAACCAAGAGGCTTGCCTCTTGGGGTTGTAGGACACTCTATACGGAGTTACAAAGGAACGGAGTAAATGAAGAGGTCTGGAAAGGCCCGTCAAAGAAGGTAACAACCCTGTAGTTGAAACTTCGTTCCCTCCAGAGTGGATCCTGAGTACGGCGGGACACGTGAAATCCCGTCGGAAGCAGGGAGGACCATCTCCCAAGGCTAAATACTTCCTAGTGACCGATAGTGAACCAGTACCGTGAGGGAAAGGTGAAAAGCACCCCGGAAGGGGAGTGAAAGAGATCCTGAAACCGTGTGCCTACAAGTAGTCAAAGCCCGTTAATGGGTAATGGCGTGCCTTTTGTAGAATGAACCGGCGAGTTACGATCCCGTGCAAGGTTAAGTTGATAAGACGGAGCCGCAGCGAAAGCGAGTCTGAATAGGGCGAAAGAGTACGTGGTCGTAGACCCGAAACCAGGTGATCTACCCATGTCCAGGGTGAAGTTCAGGTAACACTGAATGGAGGCCCGAACCCACGCACGTTGAAAAGTGCGGGGATGAGGTGTGGGTAGCGGAGAAATTCCAATCGAACTTGGAGATAGCTGGTTCTCTCCGAAATAGCTTTAGGCTACTAGCCTTGAAATGAGAGTCTTGGAGGTAGAGCACTGATTGGACTAGGGGCCCCCATCGGGTTACCGAATTCAGTCAAACTCCGAATGCCAAAGACTTATGTTCAGGAGTCAGACTGCGAGTGATAAGATCCGTAGTCAAGAGGGAAACAGCCCAGACCACCAGCTAAGGTCCCAAAGTATACGTTAAGTGGAAAAGGATGTGGAGTTGCTTAGACAACCAGGATGTTGGCTTAGAAGCAGCCACCATTTAAAGAGTGCGTAATAGCTCACTGGTCGAGTGACTCTGCGCCGAAAATGTACCGGGCTAAACGTATCACCGAAGCTGTGGACTGTTCTTACGAACAGTGGTAGGAGAGCGTTCTAAGGGCTGTGAAGCCAGACCGTAAGGACTGGTGGAGCGCTTAGAAGTGAGAATGCCGGTATGAGTAGCGAAAGAGGGGTGAGAATCCCCTCCACCGAATGCCTAAGGTTTCCTGAGGAAGGCTCGTCCGCTCAGGGTTAGTCGGGACCTAAGCCGAGGCCGAAAGGCGTAGGCGATGGCCAACAGGTTGAAATTCCTGTACCACCTCCTCACCATTTGAGCAATGGGGGGACGCAGAAGGATAGGGTAAGCGCGCTGTTGGATATGCGCGTCCAAGCAGTTAGGCTGACAACGAGGCAAATCCCGTTGTCGCAAAGGCTGAGCTGTGATGGCGAGGGAACTATAGTACCGAAGTTCCTGATTCCACACTGCCAAGAAAAGCCTCTAGCGAGGTGAGAGGTGCCCGTACCGCAAACCGACACAGGTAGGCGAGGAGAGAATCCTAAGGTGAGCGAGAGAACTCTCGTTAAGGAACTCGGCAAAATGACCCCGTAACTTCGGGAGAAGGGGTGCTTTTTAGGGTGAATAGCCCGGAAAAGCCGCAGTGAATAGGCCCAGGCGACTGTTTAGCAAAAACACAGGTCTCTGCGAAGCCGCAAGGCGAAGTATAGGGGCTGACGCCTGCCCGGTGCTGGAAGGTTAAGGGGAGAGGTTAGCGCAAGCGAAGCTTTGAACCGAAGCCCCAGTAAACGGCGGCCGTAACTATAACGGTCCTAAGGTAGCGAAATTCCTTGTCGGGTAAGTTCCGACCCGCACGAAAGGCGTAACGATCTGGGCACTGTCTCAACGAGAGACTCGGTGAAATTATAGTACCTGTGAAGATGCAGGTTACCCGCGACAGGACGGAAAGACCCCGTGGAGCTTTACTGTAGCCTGATATTGAATTTTGGTACAGCTTGTACAGGATAGGTAGGAGCCTGAGAAGCCGGAGCGCTAGCTTCGGTGGAGGCGTCGGTGGGATACTACCCTGGCTGTATTGAAATTCTAACCCACAGCCCTGATCGGGCTGGGAGACAGTGTCAGGTGGGCAGTTTGACTGGGGCGGTCGCCTCCTAAAATGTAACGGAGGCGCCCAAAGGTTCCCTCAGAATGGTTGGAAATCATTCGTAGAGTGTAAAGGCACAAGGGAGCTTGACTGCGAGACCTACAAGTCGAGCAGGGACGAAAGTCGGGCTTAGTGATCCGGTGGTTCCGCATGGAAGGGCCATCGCTCAACGGATAAAAGCTACCCCGGGGATAACAGGCTTATCTCCCCCAAGAGTCCACATCGACGGGGAGGTTTGGCACCTCGATGTCGGCTCATCGCATCCTGGGGCTGTAGTCGGTCCCAAGGGTTGGGCTGTTCGCCCATTAAAGCGGTACGCGAGCTGGGTTCAGAACGTCGTGAGACAGTTCGGTCCCTATCCGTCGTGGGCGTAGGAAATTTGAGAGGAGCTGTCCTTAGTACGAGAGGACCGGGATGGACGCACCGCTGGTGTACCAGTTGTCTTGCCAAAGGCATAGCTGGGTAGCTATGTGCGGAAGGGATAAGTGCTGAAAGCATCTAAGCATGAAGCCCCCCTCAAGATGAGATTTCCCATCACATTAGTGAGTAAGATCCCTGAAAGATGATCAGGTTGATAGGTCAGAGGTGAAAGCGCGGTGACGTGTGGAGCTGACTGATACTAATCGATCGAGGACTTAACCTAATTAAAGCGTAAGCTTAGTGAATTGAATTGTGATTCGTTATCTAGTTTTGAAGGAATATACTATTCCTGAAAACTTTATACAAAGTGAAAGGGTTTCGAGGAACGAACAGTTCAAGGAATCGATTGAGGAGACACCGGAGCGTACTTCAGTACGTGAGGATGTTGACGAATGAGATGACGCAGAAATGTGAAGTTCATCGGAAGCCGTAAACCACATTATTTGGTGATGATGGCGAAGAGGTCACACCCGTTCCCATGCCGAACACGGAAGTTAAGCTCTTCAGCGCCGATGGTAGTTGGGGGTTTCCCCCTGTGAGAGTAGGACGTTGCCAAGTAAGATGAAGAAAAGATCAGTAGAGATACTGGTCTTTTTTGTTTTATTAAAAGGTAGTTAAACCG
This Metabacillus endolithicus DNA region includes the following protein-coding sequences:
- a CDS encoding glycerophosphodiester phosphodiesterase family protein, whose translation is MKRRSGKKKIVTMFVTSALIFSTAPSFIGLETSAYANQPGSIWVNENFDQITNGQLPSGWKLVQGKAAIQEGKLLLTSPSSASPARVIVPLGDEAGDYIFEADMTFVSAVEDTRWASLMYRIQSENYPYYQFAFRRGTTSLNGLEFAIRNANNQWVVPETNFYPEKFEFNKTYKLKVVTSKNRVQQFVNGKLVIDTDLANQWLNGDVGFQANGSIVQFDNVKVTAMSEVLPPIENGGAFIPKETETNIINPPTLIANSSAMNTSEAVSSVVLPVKMNENGQLLTNDKKLSEVLKSIKNKRIPIIKVEEEKLAEAIIEELNNTQTNDVHFVSSNPSILKDLRTNYPTARGGLIYNKNSMNKNDLEKFAQDIHKNKGKVAIISQKILTQEIVHYLHSRTISVWGIGADSDNSAHEMIHLGVDGIISNTPEYTTKALKDYPENTIIQRPIVAAHRGVPSLAPENTMAGYKLAYDLGADMIETDLKITKDGHIVIMHDNTVDRTTNGTGRVGDLTLEELRALDAGVKFSPEFKGEKVPTFKEFLQEFKEKEVVLLVELKDTGIEEQVIKEIEEANMVDQVVLQSFNLGSMTKINDLKPEIPIGYLFSTGVPETEAGKLKNAQKMLEYGTSQKVTINASYGSVYQELNTYVRQRGMLNMHWTFRDEGSFSDKLKEGMIGPITDYTQWLTDSPINLESPIKKINLKVGKTSTINAKAFVDYRVDKKENIKTELYINGNSDIVRLNGNTIEAIAPGTAQVFVKNTFTMLGKEWNVVAQPIEVNVTE